Proteins found in one Thermodesulfobacteriota bacterium genomic segment:
- the rho gene encoding transcription termination factor Rho, whose translation MARATKLREKPAEKETTKEAHLLNLNDLRDTKSVELMKMARALEIEEASRMTKQDIIIAILKAQSEKEGVIFAEGVLEILSEGYGFLRSPKYSYLPGPDDIYVSKSQIRSFNLKTGDTVGGQVRLPREGEKNLALLKIQEVNFDSPEVCRERVAFENLVPLHPEEKIELEYDPEEFCSRVIDLFVPIGKGQRAVIVAPPRTGKTILLQRIANAITQNNPEIVLIVLLIDERPEEVTDMDRSVNGEVVSSTFDEPAQRHIQVSDMVIEKAKRLVEHGKDVVILLDSLTRLARASNTVTPASGRVLSGGMEANALQRPKRFFGAARNTEEGGSLTIIATALIDTGSRMDEVIFEEFKGTGNMEAYLDRRLADKRVFPAIDLQRSGTRKEELLLSEEVLNKVWLLRKVLNPMNTTESMEFLLDKMSGTKSNKEFFNMMNS comes from the coding sequence ATGGCGAGAGCAACAAAATTACGGGAAAAGCCCGCAGAAAAAGAAACAACAAAAGAAGCTCACTTACTTAATCTAAATGATCTAAGAGACACTAAAAGTGTTGAGCTTATGAAAATGGCGAGAGCACTTGAAATTGAAGAAGCCTCTCGAATGACTAAGCAGGACATCATTATTGCCATCCTAAAAGCTCAAAGCGAAAAAGAAGGTGTAATATTCGCTGAGGGCGTATTGGAAATACTATCTGAAGGCTATGGATTCTTAAGATCTCCAAAGTACAGCTATCTTCCGGGGCCGGATGATATATATGTATCGAAATCACAAATAAGATCATTTAACCTAAAAACTGGCGACACAGTAGGTGGTCAGGTCAGGCTCCCACGAGAGGGAGAGAAAAACTTAGCTCTTCTTAAAATACAGGAAGTAAATTTTGACTCACCTGAAGTTTGCAGAGAAAGAGTTGCATTTGAAAACCTTGTACCGCTTCATCCAGAAGAAAAGATAGAGCTAGAATATGATCCAGAGGAGTTTTGCAGCAGGGTCATAGACTTATTCGTACCGATTGGTAAGGGTCAAAGAGCAGTTATTGTTGCTCCCCCTAGAACTGGTAAAACTATTCTTCTTCAAAGAATTGCAAACGCGATTACTCAAAACAACCCAGAGATAGTTTTAATTGTACTTCTTATAGATGAGCGTCCTGAGGAAGTAACCGATATGGACAGATCTGTTAACGGGGAAGTTGTAAGCTCTACATTTGATGAGCCTGCTCAGCGCCATATTCAGGTATCTGACATGGTTATTGAGAAAGCAAAAAGACTTGTTGAGCATGGTAAGGACGTAGTTATTCTGCTCGACAGTTTAACAAGGTTAGCACGCGCTAGTAATACGGTTACACCTGCCAGCGGTAGAGTATTGTCAGGTGGTATGGAAGCAAACGCATTGCAGAGACCAAAGAGATTCTTTGGTGCTGCACGAAATACCGAAGAAGGCGGTAGTCTTACGATTATTGCCACTGCTCTTATCGACACTGGAAGTAGAATGGACGAGGTTATTTTTGAGGAGTTTAAGGGAACAGGAAACATGGAGGCTTATCTTGATAGAAGGCTTGCTGATAAGCGTGTGTTCCCGGCTATTGATCTTCAGCGCTCAGGCACGAGAAAAGAAGAGCTTCTCCTAAGCGAAGAAGTTCTTAATAAAGTCTGGCTGCTTAGAAAAGTTCTAAACCCAATGAATACAACAGAGTCTATGGAGTTCTTACTGGACAAAATGAGCGGTACTAAGTCCAATAAAGAGTTCTTTAACATGATGAATAGCTAG
- the ruvC gene encoding crossover junction endodeoxyribonuclease RuvC, which translates to MRVIGIDPGSKVCGYGILEVQKGVVTHIHSGCIIPKAALPLNQRLKVIYDGIVEVIEAHSPDVMSIEDIFFAKNAKSAIKLGQARGVALLAGTNSGIMVYEYAPTKVKLALTGRGRANKAEVQGMLSRILGVKEWQTQDASDAVAIALCHINISQIETKLGKEFVQPRRKRRRFTIDDLPS; encoded by the coding sequence ATGAGAGTAATTGGAATAGATCCCGGCTCTAAGGTTTGCGGCTACGGGATTCTTGAAGTCCAAAAAGGCGTGGTCACCCACATTCATAGTGGATGTATTATCCCTAAAGCTGCGCTGCCTCTTAATCAGAGATTAAAAGTTATTTATGACGGAATTGTGGAAGTAATTGAAGCGCATTCCCCTGATGTAATGTCTATAGAAGATATTTTCTTTGCTAAAAATGCAAAGAGCGCAATCAAGCTCGGGCAGGCAAGAGGTGTAGCGCTTCTTGCAGGCACAAATTCTGGAATTATGGTTTACGAATATGCACCAACAAAAGTTAAGCTCGCTCTTACAGGGCGGGGAAGGGCTAACAAGGCAGAAGTGCAGGGGATGCTATCAAGAATCTTAGGTGTTAAAGAGTGGCAGACTCAGGATGCATCTGATGCAGTGGCGATTGCGCTGTGTCACATAAACATTTCACAAATTGAAACGAAATTAGGAAAGGAATTTGTTCAGCCAAGAAGAAAAAGGAGGCGTTTTACAATAGATGATCTCCCTTCTTAG
- the ruvA gene encoding Holliday junction branch migration protein RuvA, which translates to MISLLRGKIAQKTLGKVVIDVNGVGYGVTVPLSTYYRLPESGIEVALEIHTHMKESTIELYGFLTQDEKEIFTILIGVSGVGPKVAMSILSNISPGDLAEAINSGDLAKKKIAGIGPKMASRLTTELKDKLSKFEPASQTVGKSGIVEDVISALMNLGYKRPEIDERISEIEEITENQDNLEIALRECLKVMRKG; encoded by the coding sequence ATGATCTCCCTTCTTAGAGGCAAGATAGCACAGAAAACACTTGGTAAAGTTGTGATTGATGTGAATGGTGTAGGCTACGGGGTCACTGTACCCCTTTCAACATATTACAGACTTCCCGAATCTGGTATTGAGGTAGCTCTAGAGATCCACACGCATATGAAAGAGAGCACAATTGAGCTCTATGGTTTTCTTACGCAGGATGAGAAAGAGATATTTACCATTTTAATAGGAGTATCAGGAGTCGGCCCTAAAGTTGCGATGAGCATACTTTCAAATATATCACCAGGTGATTTAGCAGAGGCTATTAACTCAGGCGATCTAGCTAAAAAGAAAATTGCCGGAATTGGCCCCAAGATGGCCTCAAGACTAACGACAGAGCTTAAAGACAAGCTTTCTAAGTTTGAGCCAGCATCCCAAACAGTGGGCAAATCAGGTATTGTAGAAGATGTCATATCCGCTCTTATGAACCTAGGCTATAAACGACCTGAGATTGATGAGAGGATTTCAGAAATTGAAGAAATTACAGAAAATCAGGACAATCTCGAAATAGCTCTAAGAGAGTGTCTTAAAGTAATGAGAAAAGGGTAA
- a CDS encoding YebC/PmpR family DNA-binding transcriptional regulator — translation MAGHSKWANIKHRKAAVDAKRGKVFTKLIRELTVAAKHGGGDLDSNPRLRTAINAAKSANMPNDTIDRAVKRGTGELGSDDFHELMYEGYGPGGSAVLVQTLTDNKNRTVADIRRIFTKHGGNLGENGCVAWMFHMKGRVGFEKANVDEDQVFEIALDAGAEDVITEDNELVVVTPPESIEEVKSALDDASIKYDSAEVTMIPETNVKIEGKEAEHMIRLMEALEDSDDVQNVYSNFDIPEELIESMA, via the coding sequence ATGGCAGGACACTCTAAATGGGCTAACATCAAACACAGAAAAGCGGCTGTAGACGCAAAGAGGGGAAAAGTTTTTACAAAACTTATCCGAGAGCTCACAGTTGCGGCAAAACACGGGGGCGGAGATCTGGATTCTAACCCGCGCCTTAGAACTGCTATCAATGCAGCAAAAAGTGCAAACATGCCCAACGACACAATTGACCGCGCTGTTAAAAGAGGAACAGGCGAGCTTGGAAGCGATGATTTCCATGAGCTAATGTACGAAGGATACGGCCCTGGCGGAAGCGCAGTGCTTGTGCAGACACTTACAGATAACAAGAACCGAACAGTTGCGGATATAAGACGAATTTTCACAAAGCACGGAGGCAACCTTGGGGAAAATGGCTGTGTTGCCTGGATGTTTCATATGAAAGGCCGTGTTGGTTTCGAAAAGGCAAATGTAGATGAGGATCAGGTTTTTGAAATTGCCCTTGATGCAGGAGCAGAAGACGTAATCACTGAGGATAACGAGCTTGTAGTGGTAACCCCTCCGGAGTCTATAGAAGAAGTGAAGAGCGCGCTAGATGATGCTAGCATAAAGTATGACTCAGCAGAGGTTACAATGATTCCAGAGACCAATGTGAAAATTGAAGGTAAAGAAGCCGAGCACATGATTCGCCTAATGGAAGCACTTGAAGACAGCGATGATGTGCAGAACGTTTATTCAAACTTTGATATACCAGAAGAACTTATAGAAAGCATGGCTTAA